The Kroppenstedtia pulmonis genome has a segment encoding these proteins:
- a CDS encoding GntP family permease, which translates to MNSSVAMMILGLVLGIGILIFLVLKTKIHAFPALIIAASITGLVGGMTPPTVIEAITAGFGNTLASIGLVIGFGVMMGRILEISGAAERLAFTFLKWLGKRKEEWALAMTGYVVSIPIFLDSAFVILTPLAKALSSKTGKSVIGLGVALGLGLTATHHAVPPTPGPLGVAGIFKVDVGMMMLWGLVFAIPIVITGVYYGKWIGKRIYQLPNEDGTDWVRPDQPQTFQEFVEMEERKNLPSLMRSMLPILVPLVLILGNTILSALELKGGVYDYFVFLGSPVIAVGIGLLIALYGLFGHLRRSEALERMEEGIQSAGIILLVTGAGGALGNVLRESGAGEEIAKLIAQTAIPAVLLPFFIATIVRLIQGSGTVAMITAASIAAPIISSLDVNMALAAQGAALGAMIFSYFNDSMFWVVNRMLGIRNVKEQILTWSVPTTLAWAVSLVMLVVANWIVG; encoded by the coding sequence ATGAACAGTTCAGTTGCGATGATGATTTTGGGGCTTGTTTTAGGGATTGGGATTTTGATCTTCCTGGTTTTAAAAACTAAAATCCATGCCTTTCCTGCATTGATCATTGCAGCTTCGATAACCGGTTTGGTCGGGGGAATGACGCCCCCGACGGTTATCGAAGCGATTACCGCCGGATTTGGCAATACATTGGCAAGTATCGGATTGGTAATCGGATTTGGTGTGATGATGGGACGAATTTTGGAAATTTCCGGTGCGGCGGAACGACTTGCTTTTACTTTCCTGAAATGGTTGGGGAAACGGAAAGAGGAATGGGCACTGGCTATGACAGGGTATGTGGTATCCATCCCTATTTTTCTGGACTCGGCTTTCGTTATATTAACACCTCTTGCGAAAGCGCTTTCCTCCAAGACCGGTAAATCGGTGATTGGGTTGGGTGTGGCCCTGGGTCTTGGGTTAACCGCCACCCATCACGCTGTACCTCCTACTCCCGGACCTCTGGGTGTAGCCGGCATCTTCAAGGTGGATGTTGGTATGATGATGTTATGGGGACTGGTCTTTGCCATACCGATTGTGATAACCGGTGTATATTACGGAAAATGGATCGGGAAACGGATTTACCAGTTGCCCAATGAAGACGGTACAGACTGGGTACGTCCGGATCAACCTCAAACCTTCCAGGAGTTTGTGGAGATGGAAGAACGGAAGAATCTACCTTCTCTGATGCGGTCGATGTTGCCGATTTTGGTACCCCTCGTCTTGATTCTCGGCAATACCATTTTGTCAGCCCTGGAGCTGAAAGGTGGGGTATATGATTATTTCGTCTTCCTGGGATCTCCTGTCATCGCTGTGGGGATCGGATTGCTGATTGCTCTGTACGGTTTGTTTGGACACTTGCGTCGTTCCGAAGCACTGGAACGGATGGAAGAAGGGATTCAGTCAGCCGGGATCATCCTGTTGGTGACCGGGGCTGGTGGCGCATTAGGCAACGTCCTCCGGGAAAGCGGAGCCGGAGAAGAGATTGCCAAGTTGATTGCTCAAACAGCGATTCCCGCCGTTTTGCTTCCTTTCTTTATCGCCACGATCGTCCGGTTGATTCAGGGAAGTGGAACCGTTGCCATGATCACCGCCGCCTCCATTGCGGCACCGATTATCAGCAGTCTGGATGTCAACATGGCCTTGGCCGCCCAGGGAGCCGCCCTTGGTGCCATGATCTTCTCTTACTTCAATGACAGTATGTTCTGGGTGGTCAACCGCATGCTGGGCATCCGGAATGTCAAAGAACAAATTCTCACCTGGTCTGTTCCCACTACCTTGGCCTGGGCCGTGTCCCTGGTGATGCTGGTGGTGGCCAACTGGATCGTAGGATAA
- the pdxA gene encoding 4-hydroxythreonine-4-phosphate dehydrogenase PdxA: MNRPFIAVSMGDPAGVGPEITVKALNNPEIYEVCRPIVIGNREVLKQAMEFSQVQLNLKEVSKPEEGLYQHGTIDLVHLDNIRMDELKLGEIQPMGGQAAYDYFMLAGKWGHEGTVDAVATTPINKESLQAAGVPFIDHTAMIAHIAGVEDPLTMFEVRDLRIFFLTRHVSLKDAIGLITAERVYDYLKRCDDSLRKLGLKRRKLAVAALNPHAGEQGLFGREEMDLLTPGIEKAKAEGLDVYGPVPADSVFYQAQHGKYDAVLSLYHDQGHIAAKMADFERTVSITNGVPFLRTSVDHGTAFDIAGKGIASPVSMEECIKAAAKYAPHFVRA, translated from the coding sequence TTGAATCGACCATTTATCGCTGTTTCCATGGGAGATCCCGCCGGAGTGGGTCCGGAAATCACAGTAAAAGCTCTTAATAACCCAGAGATTTATGAAGTGTGTCGTCCGATTGTCATCGGGAATCGGGAGGTTTTGAAACAAGCCATGGAGTTTAGTCAAGTTCAGTTAAATCTCAAGGAGGTGAGTAAACCGGAAGAAGGTTTGTATCAACATGGAACCATAGATTTGGTCCATTTGGATAATATCCGGATGGATGAGCTGAAGCTGGGGGAAATTCAGCCCATGGGCGGCCAAGCTGCCTATGATTATTTCATGTTAGCCGGTAAGTGGGGACATGAGGGAACGGTTGATGCCGTTGCCACCACACCGATTAACAAGGAATCCCTACAGGCGGCAGGCGTACCTTTCATTGACCACACTGCCATGATCGCTCACATTGCCGGTGTCGAAGACCCTTTGACCATGTTTGAAGTTAGGGATTTGCGGATATTTTTCTTGACACGGCATGTTTCTTTGAAGGATGCAATTGGGCTGATTACGGCGGAGAGAGTTTATGACTATCTGAAACGATGTGATGACTCTTTACGAAAATTGGGATTAAAACGGCGTAAATTGGCTGTTGCAGCTTTAAATCCACATGCCGGGGAGCAGGGGTTGTTTGGCAGGGAAGAAATGGATCTTCTGACTCCGGGTATTGAAAAAGCAAAAGCGGAAGGATTGGACGTGTATGGTCCGGTTCCGGCGGATTCAGTTTTCTATCAGGCCCAACATGGAAAATATGATGCCGTTTTGTCCCTCTATCATGATCAGGGTCATATTGCAGCCAAAATGGCGGACTTTGAACGGACGGTTTCCATTACCAACGGTGTTCCCTTCCTGCGTACCTCAGTGGATCACGGAACTGCCTTTGATATCGCCGGGAAAGGAATTGCCAGCCCGGTAAGTATGGAAGAATGCATCAAAGCTGCAGCGAAATATGCCCCTCATTTTGTACGGGCATAA
- a CDS encoding four-carbon acid sugar kinase family protein — protein MKVGVIADDLTGANATGVRLSKQGFRTASAVFGLVPPNEDFDAFCMDTDSRYASVQEAQRRVRETAQSLKKHGVTLFCKRVDSTFRGNVGREIDALLEVTGEETVAVVVPSFPDSGRITVGGYLLVHGTPLQRTDVAKDPIAPIRQSYVPRLLQEQSQHRVNLIELDTVLQGEQAICQALKDSVRQGYRIVVMDATTEEQVGQIAQAMAESQLPLIPVDPGPLTVAFIQTQFQSRLSGNKVLVTIGSVTPTTGRQLKWLIQEWGCQPVYVPPGDLVMGSDQREQAMQKAIDTALERSYHTSVILVTTYHPDQGLLDLATLARKQETTESSLAKSITDGLAGITRRVMEQSKGEIGGCFSSGGDVTASLFATTGAKGIELIEEIQPLVAYGRFIGGVLDGVPVVTKGGMAGDEKAIHTSVRFLRAQLLKGKTNFSKE, from the coding sequence ATGAAGGTAGGTGTGATTGCTGATGATCTGACCGGTGCCAATGCCACCGGTGTGCGTCTTTCCAAACAAGGATTTCGCACTGCTTCCGCCGTATTCGGTTTGGTTCCGCCAAATGAAGATTTTGATGCTTTTTGTATGGATACGGACAGCCGGTACGCAAGTGTTCAGGAGGCACAACGTCGGGTTCGGGAAACGGCCCAGTCCTTAAAGAAGCATGGTGTCACTCTCTTTTGTAAACGAGTGGACAGTACCTTTCGCGGAAATGTCGGCAGGGAGATCGACGCCTTGCTGGAGGTGACAGGTGAGGAAACGGTAGCGGTGGTCGTCCCTTCGTTTCCGGATTCCGGCCGAATAACGGTGGGGGGATATCTGTTGGTTCACGGAACCCCTCTCCAGCGAACAGATGTGGCAAAGGATCCCATCGCCCCTATTCGACAATCCTATGTACCCCGATTATTGCAGGAACAGAGTCAACATCGAGTCAACCTGATTGAACTGGATACTGTTTTACAGGGAGAACAGGCCATTTGTCAGGCTTTGAAGGATTCTGTCCGACAGGGTTACCGAATTGTAGTGATGGATGCCACCACGGAGGAGCAAGTGGGGCAAATCGCCCAAGCGATGGCTGAAAGCCAATTGCCTTTGATTCCCGTGGATCCCGGTCCTTTGACAGTTGCCTTTATCCAAACACAGTTTCAATCCCGGTTATCCGGCAACAAAGTGTTGGTGACCATAGGCAGTGTTACTCCGACTACAGGAAGACAGCTAAAATGGTTGATCCAGGAATGGGGTTGTCAACCGGTTTATGTACCACCAGGGGATTTGGTCATGGGTTCTGATCAACGGGAACAGGCGATGCAAAAAGCCATTGACACTGCCTTGGAACGTAGTTACCATACCTCGGTCATATTGGTAACTACCTATCATCCTGATCAGGGATTATTGGACTTGGCGACTTTGGCCCGGAAACAGGAAACCACGGAAAGCTCACTTGCCAAAAGTATCACCGATGGTCTTGCTGGTATCACTCGACGGGTGATGGAACAAAGTAAGGGGGAAATTGGTGGCTGTTTTTCAAGTGGCGGAGATGTGACGGCATCCTTATTTGCAACCACGGGAGCCAAGGGTATTGAATTGATCGAAGAGATTCAGCCTTTGGTGGCATATGGCCGATTTATCGGGGGAGTTTTGGATGGTGTCCCTGTTGTCACCAAAGGAGGGATGGCAGGGGATGAGAAAGCCATTCATACCAGTGTTCGATTTTTAAGAGCGCAGTTGTTGAAAGGTAAAACCAATTTTTCCAAGGAGTGA
- a CDS encoding DeoR/GlpR family DNA-binding transcription regulator produces the protein MISAERRRLIHQKLEMEGIVKISDLAEEFGVSAMTIRRDLDQMEQETGIQRTHGGAILTHSPLRESPLMEKVIRNDKAKQAMSKKAFSLLNPGESIILDAGSTNLTFAKELKRLNDLLLVTNDIKIALELGDEESIRVILTGGELKPHVYSLEGFFGESMLQDLHVDTAFLGCDGFGEIGGVQTNSLPKVKMKQAMLERAHRRILMADASKMNQRGLVRFAALEQFHVIVTDDRITDEFREMCRDLNIDLVVAERDEKR, from the coding sequence ATGATATCTGCAGAGCGTCGACGTTTGATTCATCAGAAACTGGAGATGGAAGGGATCGTTAAAATCAGTGATCTGGCGGAGGAGTTTGGTGTTTCCGCCATGACCATCCGTCGGGATCTGGATCAAATGGAGCAGGAAACGGGAATTCAAAGAACCCACGGCGGAGCGATTTTGACACATTCTCCCCTTCGTGAGTCTCCTTTGATGGAAAAAGTGATCCGAAATGATAAAGCAAAACAAGCGATGTCTAAAAAAGCTTTTTCCCTGTTAAATCCAGGGGAAAGCATCATATTGGATGCAGGTTCCACCAATTTAACCTTTGCGAAGGAATTGAAACGACTGAATGATCTTTTATTGGTCACCAATGACATCAAAATCGCTTTGGAGCTGGGTGATGAGGAAAGTATCCGTGTGATTCTCACCGGTGGTGAATTAAAACCCCATGTATACAGCTTGGAAGGATTTTTTGGAGAAAGTATGTTACAGGATCTCCATGTCGACACGGCCTTTTTGGGGTGTGATGGTTTCGGTGAAATTGGCGGAGTACAAACCAATAGTTTACCCAAGGTGAAGATGAAGCAAGCTATGTTAGAGAGAGCTCATCGCCGGATCCTGATGGCTGACGCCAGTAAGATGAATCAACGGGGATTGGTTCGCTTTGCTGCTTTGGAACAGTTTCATGTGATTGTGACAGATGATCGGATTACGGATGAGTTCCGGGAAATGTGCAGGGACTTGAATATTGATCTAGTAGTTGCTGAGCGGGACGAAAAGAGATAA
- a CDS encoding YraN family protein, which produces MGKDRRKETGRIGEQWACRYLEKKGWTLLERNWRTRIGELDIIARNQEQIIVVEVRTTRHDRFGLGFQSVNSRKQHQVRRLATQYIQSKGLQDVPLRLDVISVLLSPSDRPIRLDHLEGAF; this is translated from the coding sequence GTGGGAAAGGATCGCCGAAAAGAGACTGGCAGGATTGGGGAACAGTGGGCTTGTCGTTATTTGGAGAAAAAGGGTTGGACCCTTTTGGAAAGGAATTGGCGCACCCGAATCGGAGAGTTGGACATTATTGCCCGTAATCAAGAACAGATCATTGTGGTGGAAGTTCGTACGACACGCCATGACCGGTTCGGATTGGGATTTCAATCGGTGAATAGTCGAAAACAGCACCAGGTGCGACGGTTGGCTACACAATACATACAATCAAAAGGTCTGCAAGATGTCCCCTTGCGTTTGGATGTCATATCAGTACTTTTATCACCATCTGACCGACCGATTCGGTTGGATCACTTGGAAGGTGCTTTTTAA
- a CDS encoding ribonuclease HII, whose product MKVKGTVREIKERLSTGTEVSDTWIQELLQDSRAGVQKLARSYLRKKDRLEKEAQRISKMWEFEHSFRKQGYHIIAGVDEAGRGPLAGPVVAAAVVLPASFDAKGLNDSKKLSVEERASLRVRIEKEAVAIGVSVVDNTYIEKYNILQATYEAMRRSILQLKPIPEMILLDAVKLPGMELPQHSIVKGDALSHSIAAASVIAKTVRDEWMIQAASRYPEYGFEHHMGYGTPEHLKALERFGPCSIHRRTFAPVNQYVSVSS is encoded by the coding sequence ATGAAAGTAAAGGGGACAGTACGTGAAATTAAGGAACGATTGTCCACCGGTACCGAAGTCAGTGATACATGGATACAGGAGTTGCTACAGGATTCACGAGCCGGTGTGCAAAAACTGGCTCGTTCCTATTTACGGAAGAAAGATCGCTTGGAAAAAGAAGCGCAACGGATTTCAAAGATGTGGGAATTTGAACACTCATTCCGAAAACAAGGATACCATATAATTGCCGGAGTGGATGAAGCGGGCAGGGGGCCTCTGGCAGGACCTGTGGTAGCAGCTGCAGTGGTATTGCCAGCCTCCTTTGATGCAAAGGGTCTGAATGATTCTAAAAAGCTAAGTGTTGAGGAGCGTGCTTCTCTGAGAGTAAGGATTGAGAAGGAAGCTGTAGCGATTGGAGTTAGTGTGGTGGATAACACTTATATTGAGAAGTACAATATATTACAAGCAACCTATGAAGCGATGCGACGTTCCATTTTACAGTTGAAACCAATTCCGGAGATGATCCTTCTCGATGCGGTAAAATTGCCGGGAATGGAATTACCCCAACACAGTATTGTCAAAGGAGATGCTTTGAGTCATTCCATTGCGGCTGCCTCTGTGATAGCAAAAACGGTACGGGATGAATGGATGATACAAGCCGCCTCCCGCTATCCGGAGTACGGTTTTGAACATCATATGGGCTATGGAACTCCGGAGCATTTGAAAGCACTGGAACGCTTTGGACCTTGTTCGATCCATCGCAGAACCTTTGCACCTGTAAATCAATATGTCTCTGTATCCAGTTGA
- the ylqF gene encoding ribosome biogenesis GTPase YlqF — protein sequence MTIQWYPGHMAKARRQVEEKLKQVDVVYELLDARLPLSSRNPMIHELTAGKPRVVLLTKSDLADPAVMPAWISFFRSTGLEVLPVDTLSGKGIKQIVTISQERMKDQFAALQKKGIRRRRIRAMVLGVPNVGKSALINRLAGRSATKTGNRPGVTRSQQWIKVGDGLELLDTPGILWPKFDDHRVGLRLAASSAIKEDILPVEEVSIYLLDYLRHRYKEQLRERYRLEEVSGGEPLSLLEDVGRRRGCMMRGGEVDLEKAAEIVLKDFRSGRFGRVSLEFPEDWREEEILDESKGDST from the coding sequence ATGACGATTCAATGGTATCCCGGTCATATGGCCAAAGCCCGCCGTCAGGTGGAAGAAAAGTTAAAACAGGTGGACGTGGTGTACGAGTTACTGGACGCCCGTCTGCCTTTATCCAGTCGTAATCCAATGATTCATGAACTGACAGCGGGAAAACCACGGGTTGTTTTGTTAACCAAAAGTGATCTGGCTGATCCGGCGGTGATGCCAGCCTGGATCAGCTTCTTTCGATCAACAGGACTGGAAGTTCTGCCTGTGGATACCTTGTCGGGAAAAGGAATCAAGCAGATTGTTACCATTAGCCAGGAACGGATGAAAGATCAATTTGCCGCTTTGCAGAAAAAGGGAATCCGTCGAAGACGAATCCGGGCAATGGTGCTGGGAGTTCCCAACGTGGGGAAATCAGCCTTAATCAACCGTTTGGCTGGACGGAGTGCGACTAAAACCGGAAATCGACCTGGAGTGACTCGCTCTCAGCAGTGGATCAAAGTGGGAGATGGTTTGGAACTGTTGGATACTCCCGGTATTTTATGGCCCAAATTTGATGACCATCGGGTTGGTTTGCGCTTGGCGGCTAGCAGTGCCATCAAGGAAGATATTCTCCCGGTGGAGGAAGTGTCCATATATTTACTGGACTATTTAAGGCACCGTTACAAAGAGCAGTTACGGGAGCGTTATCGATTGGAGGAGGTTTCCGGTGGAGAGCCACTGTCCTTGTTGGAGGATGTCGGGCGTCGTCGAGGGTGTATGATGCGTGGAGGTGAAGTGGATCTGGAGAAGGCGGCGGAAATCGTGTTGAAGGATTTTCGTTCAGGCCGCTTTGGGAGGGTTTCCCTGGAATTCCCTGAAGATTGGCGGGAGGAGGAGATATTGGATGAAAGTAAAGGGGACAGTACGTGA
- the lepB gene encoding signal peptidase I encodes MSEFTPRSARYGRKKRGDNEAWEWVQALVIAVLLALVIRYMVFSPFSVAGPSMLSTLHNGDLVIVNKTIYRFRPPEPGEVIVFHASESKDYIKRVIAMPGDVVSAQNNIVRINGKSIDEPYIDEGNRTADFGPVEVPKGHVFVMGDNRMNSSDSREIGPVAMDQIVGRADLIFWPLEDFSFLW; translated from the coding sequence ATGAGCGAGTTCACCCCCCGTTCCGCCAGATACGGACGAAAAAAGCGGGGCGACAATGAAGCATGGGAATGGGTTCAGGCGCTTGTGATTGCGGTTCTTTTGGCTTTGGTGATTAGATACATGGTTTTTTCACCATTTAGCGTAGCCGGCCCTTCAATGTTGTCCACCCTGCATAATGGCGACTTGGTAATTGTCAATAAGACGATTTATCGCTTTCGCCCGCCGGAGCCCGGAGAAGTGATTGTTTTTCATGCTTCGGAAAGCAAGGATTATATCAAGCGGGTTATCGCGATGCCTGGAGATGTTGTGTCAGCTCAAAATAATATTGTTCGCATCAATGGTAAAAGCATTGATGAACCTTACATAGATGAAGGAAACCGGACAGCAGACTTTGGACCGGTGGAAGTACCGAAAGGGCATGTGTTTGTCATGGGTGACAATCGCATGAACAGTAGCGACAGCCGTGAAATCGGTCCAGTCGCCATGGATCAGATTGTGGGTCGCGCTGATTTGATTTTTTGGCCATTAGAGGATTTTTCGTTTCTTTGGTGA
- the rplS gene encoding 50S ribosomal protein L19 has translation MNPIVREIGQQQMKKDIPAFRAGDTVRVHVKVVEGQRERIQVFEGVVIQRRGGGISEMFTVRKISYGVGIERTFPLHSPRLDKIEVARRGKVRRAKLYYLRNRRGKAARIKEIH, from the coding sequence ATGAACCCGATCGTACGTGAAATTGGCCAGCAACAGATGAAAAAAGATATTCCGGCTTTTCGCGCCGGCGATACCGTACGGGTCCATGTAAAGGTTGTGGAAGGCCAAAGGGAACGAATTCAGGTTTTTGAAGGTGTGGTCATCCAACGCCGTGGCGGTGGCATTTCTGAGATGTTTACGGTTCGTAAGATTTCTTACGGTGTAGGTATTGAGCGTACTTTCCCGTTGCATTCTCCCCGCCTCGATAAGATCGAAGTGGCGCGTCGCGGTAAGGTCCGTCGTGCCAAGCTGTACTACCTGCGGAATCGTCGCGGTAAAGCGGCTCGTATCAAGGAAATTCATTAA
- the trmD gene encoding tRNA (guanosine(37)-N1)-methyltransferase TrmD, with translation MKFDVLTLFPEMFQGFLSSSIMKRAIERKKVSVSVVDIREYSTDKHRTVDDAPYGGGGGMVLKPEPLFHAVEDITRGDTESPHVVMMSPQGEPLTQKKVESLARHPRLVLMCGHYEGFDERIREHLVDEEVSVGDYVLTGGELPAMVVMDSVIRLIPGVLGNESSAVQDSFATGLLEYPHYTRPAEFRGWTVPDVLLSGNHAQIDRWRRRESLKRTAARRPDLLEFAELTDEDRNYLLDLKKKQGQTEG, from the coding sequence GTGAAATTTGACGTTCTGACATTATTTCCGGAGATGTTCCAGGGTTTTTTATCCTCCAGTATCATGAAAAGGGCGATTGAAAGAAAAAAGGTTTCGGTGTCGGTGGTGGATATCCGGGAGTACAGCACTGACAAACACCGTACAGTGGATGATGCTCCATATGGCGGCGGCGGTGGTATGGTATTAAAGCCGGAGCCATTGTTTCACGCAGTGGAGGATATTACCCGAGGTGATACAGAATCTCCACATGTGGTAATGATGAGTCCACAAGGGGAGCCTTTAACCCAGAAAAAGGTGGAATCTTTGGCCCGTCATCCCCGTTTGGTTCTGATGTGCGGTCATTATGAGGGGTTTGATGAACGGATCCGGGAACATCTGGTGGATGAAGAAGTCTCAGTGGGAGATTACGTCCTCACAGGCGGTGAACTGCCGGCTATGGTAGTGATGGACAGTGTGATCCGTCTGATACCGGGAGTTTTAGGAAACGAATCATCAGCCGTTCAGGATTCCTTCGCCACCGGTCTGCTGGAATATCCTCATTATACCCGTCCGGCTGAATTTCGTGGTTGGACAGTGCCAGATGTCCTGCTTTCCGGAAACCACGCACAAATCGATCGCTGGCGTCGACGGGAATCTTTGAAGCGAACCGCTGCCAGGCGTCCCGACTTGTTGGAATTCGCTGAGTTGACGGATGAAGACCGGAATTATCTTCTGGATTTGAAGAAGAAACAGGGTCAAACGGAAGGCTGA
- the rimM gene encoding ribosome maturation factor RimM (Essential for efficient processing of 16S rRNA), whose amino-acid sequence MNRPDWLTVGYIAGTHGIRGEVRIIPRTDYPEVRFASGAKVYLSVEGQDPMMPLTVEKARPHKQGLLIRFREWTDINQAESHKGGTLVVNQSEGMALDEEDAFYLYEIIGCRVRTTEGREVGVVTDVLQPGANDVWVVKQPKGKELLLPYIDEVVKEVDVSARCVVIQWMEGLE is encoded by the coding sequence ATGAACCGACCTGACTGGCTAACGGTGGGTTATATTGCAGGAACCCACGGAATCCGTGGGGAGGTCCGCATCATTCCCCGTACCGATTATCCCGAAGTTCGGTTTGCCTCTGGAGCCAAGGTTTACCTTTCCGTCGAAGGACAGGATCCAATGATGCCTCTGACAGTGGAGAAAGCACGCCCTCATAAACAAGGGTTGCTGATCCGGTTTCGGGAATGGACGGATATTAACCAAGCTGAGTCCCATAAAGGGGGGACGCTGGTAGTCAATCAGTCCGAGGGAATGGCATTGGATGAGGAGGATGCCTTCTACCTGTACGAGATCATCGGGTGCCGGGTTCGTACCACTGAAGGTCGAGAAGTTGGTGTGGTTACCGATGTTTTACAGCCTGGTGCCAATGATGTTTGGGTGGTCAAACAGCCAAAGGGAAAAGAACTGTTACTTCCTTATATCGACGAAGTGGTCAAGGAAGTGGATGTTTCTGCCCGGTGTGTGGTGATCCAATGGATGGAGGGCCTGGAATGA
- a CDS encoding KH domain-containing protein: MKELIEMIAKALVDQPDHVRVTRREEERVIVFELAVAQEDRGKVIGRHGRIAKALRTVVGAAAVQESKRVLVEIV, encoded by the coding sequence GTGAAGGAATTGATTGAAATGATCGCCAAAGCCTTGGTGGACCAACCCGACCACGTCCGGGTCACAAGGAGAGAAGAGGAACGCGTGATTGTCTTCGAGCTTGCTGTGGCCCAAGAAGACAGGGGAAAGGTGATCGGCAGACATGGACGGATCGCCAAGGCGTTGCGAACCGTGGTGGGTGCAGCCGCGGTACAGGAAAGCAAGCGTGTTTTGGTGGAAATCGTCTGA
- the rpsP gene encoding 30S ribosomal protein S16, with the protein MAVKIRLKRMGAKKAPFYRLVVADSRSPRDGRFIEEIGTYNPLTEPAQVKINEEKALHWLANGAQPSDTVKNLFRKEGIMKKVHEAKNQK; encoded by the coding sequence ATGGCAGTGAAAATTCGTCTGAAGCGAATGGGTGCAAAAAAAGCTCCGTTTTATCGCCTTGTAGTGGCGGACTCCCGTTCTCCCCGTGACGGCCGGTTTATCGAAGAGATTGGTACCTATAATCCTTTAACTGAGCCGGCCCAGGTGAAAATCAACGAGGAAAAAGCCCTCCATTGGTTGGCTAACGGCGCTCAACCTTCCGATACGGTGAAAAATCTGTTCCGGAAGGAAGGCATTATGAAAAAAGTACATGAAGCTAAAAACCAGAAGTAA